AAGCCCAATATATCAGCGATTTCCTCCTTAAGATAAGATGACCCAGAACCAGCATCATGAAAGGCGTTTGCTCTGATCCTTATTCCGTTTTCCCCTTCCAGTATTATCATCTGCAAGGCTACTCTCCCTGGGCATACTCTCAGCTTCTTCAGTCACTCCACAAGTCGTATGACTAGTTGGTGTACCGGTTGCGGACGTCTCTCCTATAGCTGTTTGCAAGGGGTGGAATGTCTCAGCCGACGAGTTTAACTGTGGCGGCTCTATAGCTGCATGAAGTTGTAGGTGGTGTCTTCGAACACACCCTTCCGCTGGACATGTCCCTTTTAGTGAGCAACGTTCAACTCGATGTCCCCTTTTGAGGCAACGAAAGCACAAACCCAACTTCTTTGCTAATTCCCATCGTTCATTCACAGTTAATCTCTTCCAAGTTTCACACGATGTCAGTGCATGTTCTCCCTTGCATACAAAACATTCTAGTTTAGCTCCTGAATTTACATGAGTATCATTCCGCACATCCTTCTTTTTCTTGAACCACTTGgatttgtttaaatttaacttGGGTTTCTCTTTTTCAGGATTCTCTTTGGTACTGGCACAACCAAAAGCCATCTCTTGGACTTGAACCTCTGTTTCCAGCCACTCATCAAGATCCTTAAGGTCAACTTCCTTTGGCTGGAATTCTAACTCTCGCCTGCTCCACCTTACAGCAATTTTCGGAGGTAATTTTGTAATAATCTGCTGCATATTACCTGCTGCTTGTAAATCTGCTTCATGACCATaagtcttcagtgttttcatCCTGAACTGCTGGTATCTCCAGAAACTTATTGATCAGTGACTTTGAAATGCGGGTGGGGTTTCCAAATCGTTGGGTCAACTCTGAGATAGCTTTGTCATACATT
Above is a window of Montipora capricornis isolate CH-2021 chromosome 6, ASM3666992v2, whole genome shotgun sequence DNA encoding:
- the LOC138053830 gene encoding uncharacterized protein gives rise to the protein MKTLKTYGHEADLQAAGNMQQIITKLPPKIAVRWSRRELEFQPKEVDLKDLDEWLETEVQVQEMAFGCASTKENPEKEKPKLNLNKSKWFKKKKDVRNDTHVNSGAKLECFVCKGEHALTSCETWKRLTVNERWELAKKLGLCFRCLKRGHRVERCSLKGTCPAEGCVRRHHLQLHAAIEPPQLNSSAETFHPLQTAIGETSATGTPTSHTTCGVTEEAESMPRESSLADDNTGRGKRNKDQSKRLS